DNA from Triticum aestivum cultivar Chinese Spring chromosome 7D, IWGSC CS RefSeq v2.1, whole genome shotgun sequence:
TTGGTGGAAAGAAAACAGCATGTTTGCATTGTTTAAGATTATAAAATTACAACCACTCTGGTGGTTGCTCTATCTGCCTTCAGATGTTGGATTGTGTTTGATCGGAATTAGAAGCAGAAAGATGAAGAACTACCAGTTCCCATCTCACTTCTATCTGCAAATGCTTCTATTACATAATGTTGCTGTGCTCAAAACAGTCAGAAATCTTTTGATTCAAAGGGATTCAATATGATTTTtggagcatttggatccttaggattttttcctatggcGGTCGTTTCGCTGGACTGGAATCCTTGTGATTTTTTCATGGAATTCATTTGTACTCTATTTTGAAGGaaaatttccatccactcaaacctcttggtagaatttctttttttttttttttgcactaTCAAACACTCGTCCATTCATGTATTCGCTGGACTAGTAAATTTTGTAATATTATATAGGATACAAgtaatcctgtgaatcaaagaggacCTCGAACTACATAATGTTTATTGTGGGGACAAGGATTACATCATTGACAATTAATAAGTAGGAGAacaattatactccctctgttcccaaatacaagtctttctagaaattccaacaaatgactacatactgagcaaaatgagtgaatctacactctaaaatatatctatatacattcgtatgttgcagtccatttaaaatgtctaaaaagacttatatttaggaacggagggagtatatgtcaaCGTAACAGAGAGAAAACCTGAAATCATCTTTGCCACTCAGACTGCCATGGAGGCATGGACATTGTCATTGTAGTCTGCTGGAATATTTCGAATCAGAGAAATGGGAAACATTTCAAACATGAAGTGCCTGCAGTCAACACATGGAAATACCTTCTCAAGCAATACCTTATTCTCCTTGGTCACAGAGTCAAAGACAAGAATGCAGACACCTTGGAGAGTAGGATTTACACTCGTCTAGGATGATTTTGTGTTGTAGTTTCGCCTTACAAACTCTGAACCTCATGTTTCCTGTAACAGGCCTTCCATGatctccttttctttttatttcttcgtcttgtttttctttttgttcctCCCCTGCATGTACATAACTACCCTTTTAATCTATAGAAAATaccatagaacaattgttctatggtCCTTGCCTCCTTGGCGTCGACCCTCCCCCCACCCGAACCAGAAGCTGGTTGTTTGTTTACCCTGTTGTTGGACAGCTATAGGAGCTGTGGGTATTGTGAAATGTCAATAAAGTCAATGAGTGCTGAGTACGATGTTTATATGCATATTAAAGTGCAAGTTAGCTGTTTTGACTCGATAAAGTGAGAATTAGCATTTTTTTAACCATATATGAAATATTTTTCTAGAAATGTAATGATTGTAGAAACATATTATCCGAAATATGCATATGAAACATAACATCCAAAATAAGCACGGACCATCATAGTCTTACATACGAAACATATCATCCAAAATAAGTGGCAGCTCGGGAATCACCAAATTGGCAGCTTCAGGCTGGATGTGCATGCTAGTTCATTTCCTGGAAGCGATTCTAGCCAGCTAAGGTAAGAATCTGGGAGTTTATTTTGGATTCTGATTTTGTGAGGCCTAGAGTCTGAGAATCACTAGCTGTAGCTCAGACAAAGGCCACCTAAGTGTTGTATACCTAAAAAAGTAAGTGTTGTAGATTGGTGTGGAGAAGCTCTTAAACAATTCAAAATGAGCTTGTCAAGTACATTACAAAAGATCACTATTATAGTAAACATCATTGACAGCCTGATCCCTCGGTGACTTTATCTCTGGATAACCCCGGTCTAACAGCCTGAACTTGTGGCTCTAAACCTGCCATCTGCGATAAATTTGTCGTATCCGTACTATGATTGAATCATCGTCATGCAAAGAATTTCCTCCCATTCAAACTCTCATCTTGATAGGTCAGTGTATTAGTCATAAACTAGGAGCACATCAATCATGCATTGGTTTTCTAGGAGTTTCCTACTACCAATTTGCTACTTGGGCACAGCTTGTAAAGTTGTAATGACTGAAAGATAAGCCTATCGCAGTTAGTGTTTTCAGGGTTTTGTCATTGTATTCATTGGCTGACTAGGATGCTAAGAATGCTGACAAAAcactttcagaaaaaaaaacaattcACAAGAGCTTGTCAAGTACAGAACAAAATATCACTATTAAAGTAAACATCATTGACAGCCTGATTCGGTGACTTGATCTCTGACAGCCTGAACTTGTGGCTCTAAACCCGCCATGTGCAATAAATAAATTTACTACATCCATACTATGATTGAGTCGTCGTCATGCGAAGAATTTCCTCCCATTAAAACTCTCCTCTTTTTTGTCCGACTGGCCCATTAAAAACTCTCCTCTTGACACCTCAGTGAATTAGTCATAACCTAGGAACCCCTCAATCATACATTAGGTTTCTATATAAGAGCCCTGGTACTAATTTGCTACCCAGGCACAACTTGTTAATGACTGAACGATAAGCCTATCGCAATTAGTGATTCCAGGATTTTGTCATTGTACTCATTGGCTGACCTGGATACTAAGAATCCTGACAAAAGAAAAACACTCACAGAAAAATTAAGAAAAATGTTTCTTTCATGGGGACCTCACCCTAGCAGTCTGTTTGGAGCATACCTGGGCCTGGAGTGTCCAGTTGGCTTTCTTGAATGCTGGGCGTCTGACCTTTCAAGATGCAGAGAGATTCAGCTCAGGAGCTAGGTGCCCCTTGGTCAACGCAGAAGGCAAAAACCACTGATGTGATGAATCTCTTTTTTCTAGCTCTTTTTAGTTCTACTTCCAGCACCCATTGACAATATAGAATGATGCAGTTGGAAGACAAATCTGTGTACAGGGACATGCTTGTAGGCCACCTGTACAAAGAGGTGGCCTTTCTGAATTTCACTTCCCATACTAAAAACATCAAAGACAATGATGCTACATTTGATCTTTAGTGCATTTTTTTTTCTGTACGACTAGGATGTAGACGGGTACCATCATCTGGAGACTAGTGGAACATAGTTCAACAGTTCATGCAAAAAATTGCGTTGTTGTAGCATGTATCGAATCTACAGCTTGTTTCAGAAGTGAAGGATGGTAACAATGGCCACTTTATTTTTATTCGGAACCTCAAGTTTAGGTTCAAATAAAACATATTTAACTCACTTAAATACTAGGAACACTGTACATTATTGTAGAGCAAGCTTTTTGCAGCAATGCTTTCTTTTCTGTCTGGGGTGGGCACATATATATTCGCGCCAACAAAAGAACATACATATATTGCAAGTGGCTCAATTCGACGTTGAGCCAGCTCATGTACACAAGACCTGACAATTTCAACCATCCAATTCTTCCATGTGTCAGGTCTCAATGCTGAGTTGCTGACCAAAGAAATCATCTTTCTTCACAGCATCCCAGCAAACCATCTTCCTTCAAAGCCACTGAATTTTGTAATATGAAACTGCGCTTCCTGCATCAGTGACACCCTTCCTTTGAACTTTGAAGCCTGAATTTCAGGCTACCTCTTTCCTACGGAAGATGTTCATCGCATCACTGTATAGGGCAACAGAGTTTGAGACAACAGCAAGCACGATCATGGTTACAGCCAATATCTTGTCACGCTTGGTTGCGATTCCATAAGGATCCCTTGGAAAAAAAACGAGTTTATGTGTTAATACAGGAGTGCTTAGCAAATAGGGAATATATAACCAATCAGAAGCATTATTTAGGTACCTTAATATGACCATGGCAGGAAAGATAAAACCAATCAAAACGGCAGCTGTGGCACCAGTAAACTGGAATGCATCCCAAATGCTTGGTATGAAGATGGCAGCAGTATAAATAACcacgaggagtgagatggttatGATTGTAAATCTCTTATTGTCATAAGAAATGTGCCTCGACGTGGGAAAGAGTAGCCCATCCAAGTTGAGCCTAAGGGCAAAGAAGACGATGGGGAAGACAAGCATGACGTGCGCAGCATAGCTCACTCTGACTACGTCATTGAAGACAGAGCTGAAAGGAATGCCAAGATTTGAATCGAAGTTGGCGAGCACATCATCCAGTGTACCATCTCCAAAGAGAAGATAAGCAAAGAAACTTGTGGCAATGTAAACACTGGAGCAAAGGGCCAGTGATGTTCGCACAATTGGTTTAGTTTGTGTTTTATCCTCAAGCTCATTGTCAATGCTGTGAACTGTAGAATCATGAAAAACTTTCATTTAGAACCAACATAACTGAACAATGGCAAGAATAGCTGGGCACTGAAATTGCATACCATTATAGTGGCAGATATATGCAGTGACAAGGACAGGGACAGCCGTAAAAAGCTTCCAGACAGAACTAAGATCATCTATTTCTGGGAAAAGCTTGGGCATTGCTACAGTTCCATTGATGACTTTGATTATGGCAATCCCAGCAGTAATAACAACAAAAACCACAGCGAGAGCAACTGATAGGGCAGATGTGTAGCTCAGTGAATCTATAGGAAACGACAAGATTTAAGATTAATATCATGCAGCAACCATGGTGAAAAGTAGTTATTTCATAGTTTGCACAGATGAACACGTACCCAATCGTTTAAAGCTCACCAATGGAGCAAACACGAAAAGAGTTGTCACAAGAAGAACAATGGCGCGAGAATTCCACAAATGTGCTCCAAACCAGCCCTCCAATATGCCACGATGATGAATACCGCCTGACGACGTTCCAGATAATACATCACCTATCAAAAGTTCAATAACCACCGTCAATCACAGTTCATGCAAATAGAACTGTTCATTTTAATTATTAAGGTACAAGATGTTACTTGAAGATAAGAAGATGACTTCTAACCAGCTCAAGTTCGAACTGGTCTCTTATGTTTTTACTAAATTACTCAAAATGACGAATTATTTCTTCAGAGGGGGAGCTAGGGTTTCCATTTGCCATTTGATAGTACTTATCAGGAGCTCATGGATGAGAATTGTCTAGAAAGTAATGTGCTGAAGAAACCCAAGTCAACCAGCTAAGCAATAAACACATGCTCTCAGTAAAAAAAATCAAGAACATCTTGGAATTATTCGTGAGTCGTCTCCAAACATAGGCCCTGAAGTGTGCCATCACTGGAATAGAAGGATTAAAAGATACTGTAGTGGAGCACTGGATTATCCATAACAAGTCCCACATGGTGAATTTAAGCTACATCACAAAATGTTCGAAAGTAACACAGAGAACAAGAAGGAGAAGTATTGAGCTTAGATGAAATACCAATGATAATCATGTAAACAATCATCACGCCGATGTTGTTTATAACCACAGAGGCCTGCAGCGCAATCCTCCCCCATTGTCCATATGCCTCACCCATCAGCCACCCATATGACGTGATCTTTCCTTGGTGGCTGCACCTGATAAGCATGTCAATGGATGCCTCTGTGAGCAGTGCCACAAAGATGATCATCAGAAGGCCAGGGATGAGGCCCAGCATCTTGATGCTTGCTGGCAAGGCCATGATTCCAGCACCAACGATGGTGGTCGAGAGATTGAAAACTGCCCCGGAGAATGAAGCTCCATTAAACTCATGGAATCCCTCCTCCTCCACCTTGACCGGAAGAAGCGGCGCGGTCTCATCTCGTATTTCATTGCGCGCCGTCTGCTGGTTCACGTCTGCTGATCCATTCCCGACACCCATTTTCTATTTCACTCTCCTGAAAGGAAAGGATTCGAGTCAACGATATAGCTCAATAGACTATTTGATTTGACGAAAACCAGTAGCTTTGTGTTTTCTCTCGATACTTCTTATGATGAGATCCAGTTTGTTATGAAATTTAGACACACTTGATTTGATCTCCATCTCTTGTGTATTTAATTTAATCTTCAAATAAATGAAGGATGCCTTGTTTAATGCAAATTCCGAAAGAAGACAATTTTGATAGCTAGCATTCAGAAGACAAAAGTCATAGTAGTTCAGAGTATACACATCAAAGCATCCTATAGCAACAAACAATTACGGAACCAAAGGGCTAGATGATGAATTAAATGACCAGGATTCACTAATACTCCCtcctccggaaatacttgtcctagaaatggataacatgaatgtatctataactaaaataagtctagatacaaccatttctaggacaagtatttccggacggagggagtaagtaaTAACAGTATAAAGTTCAATCTAATGGTATCCTGCAGATGAGGCAAATCACATGGAGAAATGATATCCAAACTATATGACCCAAGCACAACAAAGTCAACTGAAGCTTTTTATTTTTCTCCAACACAATCCGGCCCGACTTTCATACACAAGATTCGATTATTCCATCTTCATAATCAAAGAAATGCAGTCCATGCTCAACTAGCACATACATCCAGCAACTGTCCTAAAGGCAACATCCCATTTTCCACTGCAACTCACTCCCACAGAACCCATTATCATCACAAATCCACAACAAGAACAGATGCAGCTTTCTCCATAGCAAGCAAGAATCCTGACCAAGAACTCACGGCAAAGGAAAAAGGGAGAAAAGAGCGTTACCTTTCCAGCAGAAGTCTCTCCGGGATCCGAAAGCCAGAAGAGCAGACGCGACCAGAGCCAGACAAAAGCAGAGAAGAACTTGTGGACTGTGGTCTGCGGAGGGAgggccgcctctctctctctctctctctctctctgccaccAGGCTCCAGCACCCGCCTCGTTTTATAACGAGGAGACGCGGAGCTGCCTCCAGTTAAGGCCAATCAATCAATGAACCAGTCCAAACCTCTCGCTGTCACCCGCTACAGGTCCCCTCGCTCGCTCGCCCGCCCACGAGTGGATGGATCCCGTCGACGTCGGCGGAAATAATAAATCCGATTCGGGATCCCGTCCCTGTCTCGCGCTCCTCGGAATCTTGCAGGTGGGCCGGCGAGGTGGTGGATTTGGGGGAGGTTTTGCCCGTGCTGGTCGCTCGTGTTTGGCGTGCGGGCTTCCTCCTGCCGGTGGAAACGGCGGGTGGAAGACGGCGGAGGCGTTGCGCGGCCGGCCGGCGGGGTGGTCGGAGCCCCGCATTTCCGGTGGCAACGACCGTGACAGTGCCAGCTGAACCAGCAGCGTCTTTGTTTAGTACAACACGTGTTCTCTGCTAAAAGACGACCAAACAGTATGGCTACGTATTGTCAACGTAAAAACGTATTAGGACGAAGGCGGAGGCGCATTAGCCGATGGGGGTGACGGCGTGAGGCCGGACGGACGGAGTGGGTGAGTGGCCCGGCCCAGCTGCCCACCAACCAGAGACGGAGACGCCACGCCTCCACACGACGCGTCCCGAGCCGGACCACCCCACCCCACCCGACCCCGCCCCAATTCCCCCCCTCCCGTTCCCCTcctccaacgccgccgccgccgccatggcgggGCTCGCCGACGAGTTCTTCCTCGGCATCGACGAGGACGGCCCGGGGTCGCTCGGGGAGCCCTCCTACCTCTCCTTCTCCGACGCCTTCGAGGAGGAGGAGCACCACTTCACCCACTCCGACATCTCCCCNNNNNNNNNNNNNNNNNNNNNNNNNNNNNNNNNNNNNNNNNNNNNNNNNNNNNNNNNNNNNNNNNNNNNNNNNNNNNNNNNNNNNNNNNNNNNNNNNNNNNNNNNNNNNNNNNNNNNNNNNNNNNNNNNNN
Protein-coding regions in this window:
- the LOC123169510 gene encoding amino acid transporter AVT6A → MGVGNGSADVNQQTARNEIRDETAPLLPVKVEEEGFHEFNGASFSGAVFNLSTTIVGAGIMALPASIKMLGLIPGLLMIIFVALLTEASIDMLIRCSHQGKITSYGWLMGEAYGQWGRIALQASVVINNIGVMIVYMIIIGDVLSGTSSGGIHHRGILEGWFGAHLWNSRAIVLLVTTLFVFAPLVSFKRLDSLSYTSALSVALAVVFVVITAGIAIIKVINGTVAMPKLFPEIDDLSSVWKLFTAVPVLVTAYICHYNVHSIDNELEDKTQTKPIVRTSLALCSSVYIATSFFAYLLFGDGTLDDVLANFDSNLGIPFSSVFNDVVRVSYAAHVMLVFPIVFFALRLNLDGLLFPTSRHISYDNKRFTIITISLLVVIYTAAIFIPSIWDAFQFTGATAAVLIGFIFPAMVILRDPYGIATKRDKILAVTMIVLAVVSNSVALYSDAMNIFRRKEVA